A single window of Thalassomonas viridans DNA harbors:
- a CDS encoding cytochrome-c peroxidase produces the protein MISKLKKSTLFFALITAASATGTVQASGYNSDYFLRLKLQHYQIGSVTPPAAQPAPLVELGRNLFFEKEISGRRNMSCSTCHSPVLGSADAQSQSRGQGAIGLGPSRRKNGDEFFQFLPRNTLSLWNRGVPGWDTMFWDGRLGGTPATGFFSPAGADTPQNFSNALAAFSIIPVTPDEEMRGFPGQLDVFGKVNEMSELSNDDFAQIWPLVTARVVNNDGYNDLLAAAFPGVRDEDIDITHIAEALGAFMTDEFTALDSPFDRYLAGDNNALSEDAKQGALLFYGRANCVSCHSGALQTDFDFHNIAAPQVGTGRGEAAPLDLGRGAITNNPADNFKFRTPSLRNIELEAPYFHNGAFAKLEDAVRHHLDPKASLASYDDSQVEPEHVGTFQDDLETIFSLWSTVSPRLAVTGEPLNDNEVKNLMAFLSALTDPSSLNKLDAVPDKLPSGLTLAD, from the coding sequence ATGATTTCAAAACTAAAAAAATCGACGCTTTTTTTTGCCCTGATCACGGCGGCTTCGGCCACGGGCACAGTGCAGGCAAGCGGCTACAATAGCGATTATTTTTTACGCTTAAAGCTTCAACATTACCAGATTGGCTCGGTTACCCCCCCGGCGGCGCAGCCTGCGCCTTTGGTTGAATTAGGGCGCAATCTTTTTTTTGAAAAAGAAATTTCCGGGCGGCGGAATATGTCCTGTTCCACTTGCCACAGCCCGGTGCTGGGCTCTGCCGATGCCCAAAGCCAATCCCGGGGGCAGGGAGCCATTGGTTTAGGACCCAGCAGGCGTAAAAACGGCGATGAATTTTTCCAGTTTTTGCCGCGAAATACCCTGAGTTTATGGAACCGCGGGGTTCCCGGCTGGGATACCATGTTTTGGGACGGCCGTTTGGGCGGAACACCGGCTACCGGGTTTTTCTCTCCCGCCGGAGCCGATACGCCGCAAAATTTCAGTAATGCCCTGGCGGCATTTTCTATTATTCCCGTGACCCCGGACGAAGAAATGCGCGGTTTTCCCGGGCAGCTTGATGTTTTTGGTAAGGTGAATGAAATGAGTGAGCTGAGCAATGATGACTTTGCTCAAATCTGGCCTTTAGTGACTGCCCGTGTTGTCAATAATGACGGCTATAATGATTTGCTTGCAGCAGCTTTTCCCGGTGTCAGGGATGAAGATATCGATATTACCCATATTGCCGAAGCTTTGGGCGCCTTTATGACCGATGAGTTCACGGCTTTAGACTCTCCTTTTGACCGTTATCTGGCCGGGGATAATAATGCGCTGTCTGAAGATGCCAAACAAGGCGCATTGTTATTCTATGGGCGGGCGAACTGTGTCAGCTGCCACAGCGGCGCCCTGCAAACAGACTTTGATTTTCATAATATTGCCGCTCCGCAGGTAGGCACCGGTAGAGGGGAGGCTGCGCCGTTGGATTTAGGGCGTGGTGCGATCACCAATAATCCTGCGGATAACTTTAAATTCAGGACTCCGTCATTACGCAATATCGAACTGGAAGCGCCGTATTTTCATAATGGGGCATTTGCTAAGTTAGAAGATGCCGTTCGCCACCATCTTGATCCTAAAGCTTCTTTGGCCAGCTATGATGACAGTCAGGTAGAGCCTGAGCATGTAGGCACCTTTCAAGATGATTTGGAAACCATCTTTAGCCTGTGGTCGACGGTTTCGCCAAGGCTTGCGGTAACGGGAGAACCGTTAAATGATAACGAGGTTAAAAACCTGATGGCTTTTTTATCGGCACTTACAGACCCTTCATCCCTGAACAAGCTTGATGCAGTGCCGGATAAATTGCCCAGCGGTTTGACTTTGGCAGATTAA
- a CDS encoding ArsR/SmtB family transcription factor codes for MESKKRLDLIFSALADSRRRDMLEQLSEGKKSVGELAALFDLSLGAISKHVAQLENANMIYKTKQGRTVYCHMNAAIWQEVSAYISMQASFWHNRLNELEDFIVNRKK; via the coding sequence ATGGAAAGTAAAAAGCGATTAGACCTGATTTTTTCGGCCCTGGCGGACAGCCGGCGCCGGGATATGCTGGAGCAATTATCCGAAGGGAAAAAATCTGTCGGTGAACTGGCGGCTTTATTTGACTTAAGCCTGGGGGCGATATCCAAGCATGTTGCCCAGCTGGAAAACGCCAATATGATATATAAAACCAAGCAGGGACGTACGGTTTATTGCCATATGAATGCGGCTATCTGGCAGGAAGTGTCTGCCTATATCAGCATGCAGGCCAGCTTTTGGCACAACCGTTTAAATGAGCTGGAAGACTTTATTGTTAACCGGAAAAAGTAA
- the astE gene encoding succinylglutamate desuccinylase yields the protein MTSSLQQELQTTGDFLALTRANEWSIDSAFSFEVTCKKTQAKSKVSVLDTGIIVFEPQDHVSGKDIVLSCAVHGNETAPIEICADLVKQLILGELHLEERVLFLFGNPAAINIGKRFVEENLNRLFSGAHSLPQGDASGLINKERHRALALENAVRDFFTQGDDIAAGRPRYHYDLHTAIRGSKNDKFAVYPFRHGKPWKKEQLQFMLACGVNTILLSHSPTTTFSYFSSNEFGADAFTVELGKVRPFGENDMANFAGVTQTLTRFISGEDLQLKDYNSDDFSIFEIYQTINREQENFTLHFADDVENFTDFPEGYLLATDGDTEHRVKKAGEAIIFPNAAVAIGQRALLTVIPTDID from the coding sequence ATGACGTCATCTTTACAGCAAGAATTACAAACCACAGGGGATTTTCTCGCCTTAACCCGGGCCAACGAATGGTCTATCGACAGTGCTTTTTCTTTTGAAGTGACCTGCAAAAAAACGCAGGCCAAAAGCAAGGTCAGCGTACTGGATACCGGCATCATTGTTTTTGAACCCCAGGATCACGTCTCAGGTAAAGATATTGTTTTATCCTGCGCGGTACACGGCAACGAAACCGCACCGATCGAAATTTGTGCCGATCTGGTCAAACAGCTGATATTAGGCGAATTGCACCTGGAGGAGCGGGTACTGTTTTTATTCGGCAACCCGGCGGCGATCAATATCGGCAAGCGCTTTGTTGAAGAAAACCTGAACCGTTTGTTTTCCGGTGCCCACTCTTTGCCCCAGGGAGATGCCTCCGGCCTGATCAACAAAGAGCGTCACCGGGCGCTGGCGCTGGAAAATGCCGTGCGCGACTTCTTTACCCAAGGTGATGACATTGCCGCCGGCCGTCCGCGTTATCATTATGACCTGCACACCGCGATCCGCGGCTCGAAAAATGACAAGTTCGCGGTGTATCCGTTCAGGCACGGTAAGCCGTGGAAAAAAGAGCAGCTGCAGTTTATGCTGGCCTGCGGCGTTAATACCATTTTGCTCAGTCATTCGCCGACAACCACCTTCAGTTATTTCTCCTCCAATGAGTTCGGCGCCGATGCCTTTACCGTGGAGTTGGGTAAGGTACGGCCTTTCGGCGAGAACGATATGGCCAATTTTGCCGGGGTAACCCAAACCTTGACCCGCTTTATTTCCGGCGAAGATCTGCAGCTGAAAGACTATAACAGCGACGATTTCAGTATTTTTGAAATCTACCAGACCATTAACCGCGAGCAGGAAAACTTTACCCTGCACTTTGCCGATGACGTGGAAAACTTTACCGACTTCCCGGAAGGTTACCTGCTGGCAACCGACGGCGATACCGAACACAGGGTGAAAAAGGCCGGTGAAGCGATTATCTTCCCCAATGCCGCCGTGGCTATCGGACAGCGTGCCTTGTTAACGGTTATTCCTACCGATATCGACTAG
- a CDS encoding type II toxin-antitoxin system ParD family antitoxin: protein MATTSLSLGKHWEAFIKNEIASGRYGSASEVVRDALRTMEERKIKLAALKAHLAAGNQQTEPRDFSLGSLLADLDNADFR, encoded by the coding sequence ATGGCCACCACAAGTCTCAGTCTGGGCAAACATTGGGAAGCCTTTATTAAAAATGAAATAGCCAGCGGCCGCTACGGCTCGGCCAGTGAAGTTGTCCGTGATGCACTGCGCACCATGGAAGAGCGTAAAATCAAACTCGCCGCGCTTAAGGCGCATTTAGCAGCAGGAAACCAACAAACAGAGCCAAGGGACTTTTCTCTGGGGTCATTGCTCGCCGATTTAGATAATGCCGACTTTAGATAA
- a CDS encoding Hsp20/alpha crystallin family protein encodes MNLIKRKSTFPSVFSDDFDSLFQGFFRPVLGSDAVKREHNMPAVDIDETENSYLLHAELPGFDKDDISVAIHDGQLSIKAEHSDESEKKQSGGSVLKERRYGSYFRSFNFGQNISEQDVSAKYDNGVLELMIPKTPVSEQKARQIEIR; translated from the coding sequence ATGAACCTGATAAAACGTAAATCTACATTTCCTTCTGTGTTCAGTGACGACTTTGATAGCTTATTTCAAGGTTTCTTCCGCCCGGTATTAGGCTCAGATGCGGTCAAACGGGAGCACAACATGCCGGCAGTGGATATTGATGAAACCGAAAACAGCTATCTGTTGCACGCCGAGCTGCCGGGTTTTGATAAGGACGATATCAGTGTGGCTATTCATGACGGGCAACTGAGCATCAAGGCCGAGCACAGTGACGAAAGCGAGAAAAAACAAAGCGGCGGCAGTGTCTTAAAAGAAAGGCGCTACGGCAGTTATTTCAGAAGCTTTAATTTTGGCCAAAACATTTCCGAGCAGGATGTGTCGGCTAAATATGACAACGGAGTACTGGAATTGATGATTCCTAAAACCCCGGTGTCAGAGCAAAAAGCCAGGCAGATTGAAATACGCTAA
- a CDS encoding AraC family transcriptional regulator, with the protein MPARALYHFNDLEFPTTHIAILYRWLIQQGYRQQELLKGSPQLRQVLDNPDGHMAFALQKQFMLSAVKLTGNELLGYELGRYIGEHSSGLMGYAVKCSPTLDKALDTLSRYFSLRNNLFEVNKLVREKECILKVEQGTEFAEAEMFLHLMFTSANISLLQGAGERLVSAVKSVHFTFNRPACWKRGLFGNIRVVFAAGFNGIVFDKNALHRQIPSDDPVSLQNLTEYFDLKLSVMPRGDFIDQVRKAISRQGNMSASQNDIAAVMGLSPRTLRRKLQDSDITYKEILNQVRTDKAIGLLQDSKLRIYQVGELMGYTNLSNFRRAFKMWTGKSFKDFR; encoded by the coding sequence ATGCCCGCCAGAGCGCTTTATCATTTTAATGATCTTGAGTTTCCCACCACCCATATAGCTATCTTATATCGCTGGCTTATTCAACAGGGCTACCGTCAGCAGGAGCTGTTAAAGGGATCGCCGCAGCTGCGCCAGGTACTGGACAATCCCGACGGGCACATGGCTTTCGCCCTGCAAAAACAATTTATGCTCAGCGCCGTCAAGCTTACCGGCAATGAGCTGCTTGGTTATGAGCTGGGGCGCTATATCGGCGAACATTCTTCCGGGTTGATGGGTTATGCGGTTAAGTGCTCGCCCACCCTGGACAAGGCCCTGGATACCTTAAGCCGCTATTTTTCCCTGAGAAATAACCTGTTCGAAGTGAACAAACTTGTCCGGGAAAAAGAATGTATCTTAAAAGTGGAGCAGGGGACGGAATTTGCCGAAGCCGAGATGTTTTTGCACCTGATGTTTACCAGCGCCAACATCAGTTTGCTTCAGGGAGCGGGGGAACGCCTTGTGTCGGCGGTGAAGTCGGTGCATTTTACCTTTAACCGCCCCGCATGCTGGAAGCGGGGACTTTTTGGCAATATCCGGGTAGTGTTTGCCGCCGGTTTCAACGGCATCGTCTTTGATAAAAATGCGCTGCACCGCCAGATTCCCTCGGACGATCCCGTCAGCCTGCAAAATCTAACCGAGTACTTTGATCTTAAATTATCCGTCATGCCCAGGGGGGATTTTATCGACCAGGTACGCAAGGCCATCAGCCGCCAGGGCAATATGAGCGCCAGCCAAAACGATATTGCCGCCGTGATGGGCCTCTCGCCCCGCACCTTGCGCCGTAAGTTGCAGGACTCGGATATCACCTATAAAGAGATTCTCAACCAGGTACGCACCGATAAAGCCATAGGCCTGTTACAAGACAGCAAGTTGCGTATTTATCAGGTCGGCGAGTTGATGGGTTATACCAATTTATCTAATTTTCGCCGGGCATTTAAAATGTGGACCGGAAAAAGTTTTAAAGACTTCAGGTAA
- a CDS encoding tetratricopeptide repeat protein: MKNAILPSAIFLTAACGLFYLEYRLQHSREQVQIVSVTAMEKEAFESVGSNEFVPEQERQGQGPTTAPDIKAVEEQEFSWVRGVASPDELFASKQWQQLEPAKQDQARLVLAREAITAKNPLLAIALLEPVPSKQLHEMKGGFYLALAYSRSGDKEQAITAYQKVLEHEASHQGAAINLGLLFKERQAYDQAIPVLEHAVKISRGTKLAKAHALLAGCLFQQGQYQSALGHYQSSIEYRPDHSGTWLGLARTREKLHLPYETVHTTFVRTAKLNAKHYKPWAELGRFQLENLDFAGAVVSLNKALELAPYNLSVTRTLAWATFEAGQEKQTLELWRYLAKHEKIKARRKLARHMLALSGGDQEASAAIAADFEQALQGKKLKESLRPQYRYAMYLARLQSTESGQAVPGGETATENTDSFYFRQLYRLARQQQERQAFRGALETLQLLQKSNLLQKSNLYAYPLLKKLSYLHYALGELTPANQYAGQALAYNLNDRALQLHKITLDIERGHFKPAQKRLNKLSLSGDQESDLVALYAKLAWQQRDWENALTYYRQLLTLELDNETAHYHLAQIFLEKGEPPKAIEHLNTLLSINAGAVDARLLLAQIYCRQDDLTTCHQEAGKVLKLVPSNEQAQNLVNNLI, translated from the coding sequence ATGAAAAATGCCATTTTACCCAGTGCGATCTTTTTAACTGCCGCTTGCGGGCTTTTTTACCTGGAATACCGGTTGCAGCATAGCCGGGAGCAGGTGCAAATTGTTTCCGTGACGGCGATGGAAAAAGAGGCTTTTGAGTCTGTCGGCAGCAACGAATTTGTGCCGGAGCAAGAAAGGCAGGGACAGGGGCCAACAACAGCGCCGGATATCAAAGCGGTTGAAGAGCAGGAGTTTTCTTGGGTCAGGGGGGTGGCTTCCCCTGATGAGCTTTTTGCCAGCAAGCAGTGGCAGCAGCTGGAGCCGGCCAAACAGGACCAGGCGCGTTTGGTGCTGGCCAGAGAGGCGATTACTGCCAAAAATCCTTTACTGGCAATAGCACTGCTTGAGCCTGTGCCGTCAAAACAATTGCATGAGATGAAAGGGGGCTTTTATCTGGCGCTGGCCTATTCCCGTTCAGGCGATAAAGAACAGGCGATCACGGCATATCAAAAGGTACTTGAGCATGAAGCTTCCCATCAGGGGGCGGCCATTAACTTAGGCCTGCTGTTTAAGGAAAGGCAGGCCTACGATCAGGCGATCCCTGTGTTGGAGCATGCGGTCAAAATCAGCCGCGGCACTAAGCTGGCCAAAGCCCATGCCTTACTGGCGGGGTGCCTATTCCAGCAAGGGCAATATCAAAGCGCTTTAGGCCACTACCAGAGTTCGATCGAATACCGTCCCGATCATTCCGGAACCTGGCTGGGGCTGGCAAGAACCCGGGAAAAACTGCATTTGCCTTATGAAACCGTCCATACCACCTTTGTCAGAACGGCCAAGCTGAACGCCAAACATTATAAGCCCTGGGCTGAGCTGGGACGCTTCCAGCTGGAAAACCTCGATTTTGCCGGTGCTGTGGTATCCCTGAATAAGGCACTGGAATTGGCGCCCTACAACCTTAGCGTGACCCGGACGCTGGCCTGGGCCACCTTTGAAGCCGGGCAGGAGAAACAAACCCTGGAATTATGGCGTTACCTGGCCAAGCATGAAAAAATAAAGGCCCGGCGTAAACTGGCCAGGCATATGCTGGCGTTGTCAGGCGGCGACCAGGAAGCAAGTGCGGCAATAGCGGCGGATTTTGAGCAAGCCTTGCAGGGGAAAAAGCTTAAGGAAAGCTTACGGCCCCAGTACCGTTATGCTATGTATTTAGCCCGGCTGCAAAGCACAGAGTCGGGGCAGGCGGTACCTGGAGGAGAAACAGCCACCGAAAACACTGACAGCTTTTATTTCCGCCAGCTTTACCGGCTGGCCCGGCAACAGCAGGAGCGTCAGGCGTTCCGGGGAGCGCTTGAGACTTTGCAGCTGTTGCAAAAAAGTAATCTGCTGCAAAAAAGTAACCTGTACGCTTATCCGTTGTTGAAAAAGCTCAGTTATCTGCATTATGCCTTAGGGGAATTAACCCCGGCAAACCAGTATGCCGGGCAGGCACTGGCCTATAACTTAAATGACAGGGCGTTGCAGCTGCATAAAATCACCCTGGATATCGAACGGGGGCATTTTAAGCCGGCGCAAAAAAGGCTGAATAAGTTAAGCCTTTCGGGAGATCAAGAGAGTGACCTTGTCGCCCTGTATGCTAAACTAGCCTGGCAGCAAAGGGATTGGGAGAATGCCTTAACATATTACCGGCAATTGTTAACCCTAGAGCTGGATAACGAAACCGCTCATTATCACCTGGCACAAATCTTTCTGGAAAAAGGGGAGCCGCCGAAAGCCATTGAACATTTAAATACCTTATTGTCGATAAATGCCGGCGCCGTCGATGCCCGGTTATTGCTGGCACAAATTTATTGCCGGCAAGACGATTTAACAACATGTCACCAGGAAGCCGGTAAGGTGCTGAAACTGGTGCCATCAAACGAACAAGCTCAAAACCTGGTTAACAACTTAATTTAA
- a CDS encoding SRPBCC family protein, whose product MMKAGELVIKKVFNCSKRELFDAWSQVSLLSKWFFAAPQKYKDSRVRSNFTVNGEYSLTMFFEDGSEASIWGHYQEITRYSAIVMSWNSTIAKDSLVRLGFSALSANRAQLTLKHSLFPDEASKAAHEQGWQACLANLEKLFGERE is encoded by the coding sequence ATGATGAAAGCCGGCGAGTTGGTGATTAAAAAAGTATTTAACTGCTCTAAAAGGGAATTATTTGATGCCTGGTCCCAGGTGAGCCTGCTGTCGAAATGGTTCTTTGCCGCGCCGCAAAAATATAAAGACTCCAGGGTACGCAGTAATTTTACCGTCAACGGCGAATATTCATTAACCATGTTTTTTGAAGACGGCTCAGAGGCGTCAATCTGGGGGCATTACCAGGAAATTACCCGCTACTCGGCGATAGTGATGTCGTGGAATTCGACAATAGCCAAAGACAGCCTGGTGCGGTTGGGCTTTAGCGCCTTGTCTGCCAACCGGGCGCAACTTACCCTCAAACATAGCCTGTTCCCGGATGAAGCATCCAAGGCGGCCCATGAGCAGGGCTGGCAGGCATGCCTGGCTAATCTTGAAAAGCTATTCGGTGAAAGGGAGTAG
- a CDS encoding cupin domain-containing protein has protein sequence MNLTVLTNNNHHQQVEIMNVDSLFDPITAEAFIDHHWEEKPLLIKRENTQYYSALLSMQQLMDVFDANEFLEDDIRIFKDGIKVPFEEFVYRPNPRAEHQPANLPANRTEALSRFNSGATLVFEKLYRKHLPLNQFLTQIEKIFHVKAGANVYLTPPDNTGFSSHFDTHDVVILQIAGTKQWSVSSNPIKLPSREDKHLATSDVVKEARHLEDILMTPGDLLYLPRGYVHSATSCDNFSLHITISLMGASGMDLIERSLKSSLRNNVALRKYLKFKKPFDAETFRNELIAEIRQIDFEQHVQELHLDYLKHTFPTEHGKMARMINGDPLKPDTQCQLNPHMLWHYFQRENDLLVIFDGKQMEMPKEFTEAIMFIEKQQQFTPGELPGFESEIQLMLCEKLIDEGFVNIAV, from the coding sequence GTGAACTTAACCGTATTAACGAATAACAACCACCATCAACAGGTGGAAATAATGAATGTGGATAGCCTGTTTGACCCAATCACGGCTGAAGCATTTATAGATCACCACTGGGAAGAAAAACCCCTGCTTATCAAAAGAGAGAACACGCAATATTATTCCGCTTTGCTGAGTATGCAACAGCTTATGGATGTGTTTGATGCCAATGAGTTTCTCGAAGATGACATCAGAATTTTCAAAGACGGCATTAAGGTTCCCTTTGAAGAGTTCGTTTACCGCCCCAATCCCCGCGCAGAACACCAACCGGCTAATCTTCCTGCCAACCGTACTGAGGCACTTAGCCGGTTCAACTCAGGCGCTACCCTGGTGTTTGAAAAGCTCTATCGTAAACATTTGCCCCTTAACCAGTTTTTGACACAAATTGAAAAAATTTTCCACGTAAAGGCAGGTGCAAATGTCTATTTAACACCACCGGACAACACGGGATTTAGCAGCCATTTTGACACTCACGATGTCGTTATTTTACAGATAGCAGGCACTAAGCAATGGTCGGTTTCCAGCAACCCGATAAAGCTGCCCTCAAGGGAAGATAAACATCTTGCCACCTCAGATGTGGTAAAAGAAGCCCGGCATTTAGAAGATATTCTGATGACTCCGGGAGATTTGCTTTATTTGCCCAGGGGATATGTGCACTCTGCAACCTCATGCGACAATTTTTCGCTGCATATCACCATTTCCCTGATGGGAGCCAGCGGTATGGATCTCATCGAAAGGTCATTAAAATCTTCGTTGCGCAATAATGTCGCCTTAAGGAAATACCTTAAATTTAAAAAGCCATTCGATGCCGAAACTTTCCGCAATGAGCTTATCGCAGAAATCCGGCAAATAGACTTTGAGCAACATGTTCAGGAACTTCACCTGGACTATCTTAAGCATACTTTCCCGACGGAACATGGGAAAATGGCGAGGATGATTAACGGTGATCCCCTTAAACCGGACACACAATGCCAGTTAAATCCTCATATGCTTTGGCATTATTTCCAGCGGGAAAATGATCTTCTGGTTATTTTCGACGGCAAGCAGATGGAAATGCCGAAAGAGTTTACCGAGGCGATCATGTTTATTGAGAAACAGCAACAGTTTACTCCGGGTGAATTACCCGGTTTCGAATCGGAGATTCAATTGATGTTGTGTGAAAAGTTAATTGATGAAGGTTTTGTCAATATCGCCGTGTAA
- a CDS encoding DUF6058 family natural product biosynthesis protein: MSPSSTLLNYLNEHFYTRSQLLARANIGGADFDSLLAQGLIPSASYRVKLSLRLDSFFGDKSLQEGTEYYAKGYLGWLKDILALQAQGNEKQSGATGVKAEVKAAAFSGFCLRYQAQLAKLAAAGFASEHMQDTDKLNELLALQWQHFLKGTYGLCTRSGLPEDIAAKELAIEIIKILVGEGLERAPERLAMEEKAQLARAVDLLDSVASEFAPHERKLSSRELYINRVRLKYGLNQAAAAMV, translated from the coding sequence ATGAGCCCATCTAGTACATTACTCAATTACTTAAATGAACATTTTTATACCCGATCACAGTTATTGGCCCGGGCAAATATCGGGGGAGCGGATTTCGATAGCCTGCTGGCTCAGGGGCTGATACCGTCGGCTTCTTATCGGGTAAAACTTTCGCTCCGGCTGGATTCTTTTTTTGGCGACAAAAGCCTGCAGGAAGGTACCGAATATTACGCCAAAGGCTATCTCGGCTGGCTGAAAGATATTTTGGCGTTGCAAGCACAAGGCAATGAAAAACAAAGCGGTGCAACCGGAGTGAAGGCAGAGGTGAAAGCGGCGGCATTTTCCGGCTTTTGCCTGAGGTATCAGGCGCAGCTGGCTAAACTGGCGGCTGCGGGCTTTGCATCTGAACACATGCAGGATACGGATAAACTGAATGAGTTGTTGGCATTGCAATGGCAACATTTTCTAAAAGGCACCTATGGTTTGTGTACGCGTTCGGGGTTACCGGAAGATATTGCCGCCAAGGAGCTGGCGATAGAGATAATTAAAATCCTGGTGGGGGAAGGGCTTGAGCGGGCGCCGGAGCGGCTTGCTATGGAGGAAAAAGCTCAACTGGCTCGGGCGGTGGACTTGCTTGATAGCGTGGCCAGCGAATTTGCCCCCCATGAACGCAAACTCAGTTCACGGGAGCTGTATATCAACCGGGTACGGCTAAAATATGGCCTTAACCAGGCCGCAGCAGCCATGGTTTAA